The sequence cagcgggcagggggcagctggcgggcggccaggggccaggggcggccgagggcgcggccggggccggccagggcgcggccgaggctggccaggcgcggctggggccagggcgcggccggcggctgggctgggggcggccaggggcgcggccaggggtggccgggcggctgggctgccaaggggagggaggaggggagaggggagagggagggaggagagggaaaggggggggggggggggctcaccggcgatgggcggcagacggcgagggcggcggccgagcagggggcggcggcggttacACTACTATAAATCGTGTTATATGAGATGGTTAATTTTtagttattaagacgcttatgaagtgtccaaatttgatggagtcgcaaaagatgttccgtttttaagatggttataaaccgtcttaaaagatattaaataagacatttttaatttataaccgtctaaAAAAGGAATTTGTTAAGTCATTTTGTCCAATAAACTGTCTTACATTAGGTTTTGTTTAAGACACTTCTTCTAAAAAACTGTCGAAAATACGAACATTATAAGTCAcaaagtatttatcaaactgACTAGAATATCCTATAATAATAGACACTCGCAACagaaaaaccatcttatttagaagactgatattggacgttttaaaaaccgtcttatttaggagactaCGTTTTAaaaaccgtcttatttaggagactcATATTAGACGTTTTGAGAAATGTCTTATTAAGATTTGAAACGACTTACTTGGCATTATATTCTTCAATTACCACATTATAATAATTTAAAAGAGAAaaatacatacacatatatttaataacactataattaatataatatagataAATAACATTCAACAtctcataaataagcattgtcaaataactcgtccataagtgtactctaaatttaAACTTGCTCATCAACTGTTTGTGCTAACATTGAGCCTAACTAAGTATATAACTTGATAAAGTCCATGAAAGGGCAAATACAACTTGATGAAGTCCATGATCTTGTTGGTCTCCAGATCGATCTTGATGGTGTCGTTGGCCTTGATGAGAGGGTCGGGGTAGCGCATGGTGCGGCCATCGTAGGTGTTCAGGTAGGGGATGCCTTTCTGGCCAAACAGAACAGACCTCACCTTGCAGAGCTTGAACTGCACACAAACCAATAGAAAAACAGTGAGCATTTCACAGGCGTACTATGAAAGGGTATGAAAGGGCATGGGAATTTCCAGCGATGTAAATGGATAGATAGATAGAGCAACATCTATTAATAGTCCTAACGATTGTAGCACATGACATTTTCAATGCAAGACTTTCATGCACACAGCATATATGGACAATATAGCAAGGATAAGGTACACAGATCTACTAATGAAAAATAGCAAACTCACACAACTACCAAGATCATCATGCTCAACTAGAACAATGAGAGATGATGTGTTAAATTGGCTGGCATTGCAAGCACGTTGTGCTGTTCCAAGACTTGACACAGTTTGTCAGGTGATATTCTTGGATCCATGACCTCAAAGAATACCTCGCAAAGAGTTGATATGTCCATATAAGACCCTAATTACAGTTAACAGCGGGAAAGTACAATGATCAATTAAATGGTACAGCAGGCTAACCATATTGGTCTCGACCGAAGCTGAGTCCACTGTAATCTACTCGATTTTCTTCAGTCCCTCTAAGAAAATGAACCCAACAAGACATAAAAGCTTCAATACCCAAACTATACACAAACAGAACTAACGTTAAGTTGACAAGCAAGCCAATTTGCAAACATCGTCAGTTGTGGCAGTTGTGGTTATCTAAATGAAAGTGAATTTTGGTTCAGAAACGGAAGTACGAAACCTGCCAAAGCTTTAGCCTTTTTGTGGTCATCCGCAAGCTTTCCCACAGTGTCACGAACGGCAACATGAGCAGCAGCACAAAGAACTCCCACCTGTCTCATTCCACCGCCTAGGGTCTTCCGGAGAATTCTGGCCTGAAGGTTTGTTCAGATTACTACTATTTCTTGATCTCTACAGTTTTTTTCCTTCAATGAAGTTGCATCTCTGCAGTTTAAACTTGGAAATCGATTGATCTGACCTTGTCAATGAAGGCCTTTGAACCAACAATCACTGATCCGACGGGTGTGCCTAACCCTTTCGATAGGCATACCTAGTTCCGGAGAAAATAATCACCAGTCATATGTTAGCTACAGCCAAACATATGCAGGCTGTATATCGAGCACAATGACCAGCAAAACGAAACATACCAAAACTGAATCAGCAGCTTTCACGAGTCTATCTACAAGAACTCCAAGTGCCTGGTACAATGGACAAGATGCTTTGATAAGAGGCTAGGACGCTCTGGACAGATGTTTAAAAAGTGAGAATAGCTGCTAGTATGCTCCATGCTTAGACATATGGTTGTGGTTCATCATTCAGATGTCAGCCCTTTAAAATTTTCATCTCCTAAGACAGAACAGTGAAATATACAGTCTAACTGGTCGTTTTACTAACTTTATTGCAGATAGTATCAGAAGCAGATATAAATAAAATCACAGTACAACACATGCATGTACCATACTACTCACCGCAGACGCATGGAAGATGCGAGCTCCATCGATATGAAGCTTCAAGCAATGGGTACTTGAAGATGTAACCAAATAAGATGTTCAAGAAGATTAGCTGAGGAATGAACTGGTACTTGTTTCGAATGAGTACATGTAGAAAAACCATAATATAATAATTGCAACATGTTGTTAAAGGACTGCTTCTTCACAATTGTTGTAGATTCTTGTCAGGAATGAACTGGTACTTGTTTCAAATGAGTACATGCAGAAAAACCATAATATATTAATTGCAACTTGTTGTTAAAGGACTGTTTCTTCACAATTGTTGTAGATTCTTGTCTCCAAATGGAATGTCATATTGTCTGCTAAAATAAAAAGTGAATAAACTTACCACACATTAATACTGTTCCTAAATTTTTTTGCAATGAAGTAACTAATCACAATCCCATGGTTCTTGTAACGCTTATCCTGAAGAACCTTCTTTATGGCAACAGTCTCACCCGTCTCCAAACACTTAGCCTATGAACAGGTGAAATGGCATCTGATTAAGAAAGGTGATTTATAGCACGCAAGATATGAAGATCTAAAACATGTGCAGCGCGTGGAAAGCAACACCACAGGCAGCTACATAATAGTACATATCAAAATCAGTCACAAGTTATTGCAAATAACCTGGAAGACAATCCCAAAAGAACCTTGACCTACAATGCGCTCAGCCATGTAGCTCACTGTCTGCAAATGCAACCAATAAATACACATTATCATACAAAAAGAACCTGACAAAATTGATCAGAACTCCACAATCTTATAAGTTTGCAGACTAAAAACATGATCAAATGCACTAAAAATAGCACATTAAATTATGGTCTTGGCTCTCAATTATTAGATTCAGACATGCACAAAAACATGTAGACAGCAGCACAACGATTAATTGTTTTATTCATAACTTacaaaatatgcatccaaaaatagtaaactaggactttctggaaatctTAGAAAGTCCTCTATAACTCTTATAttatcatcacaacatgattcaacagTTTGAATggtcaaacagtgctaaactttaattctgtccagatttggacagaattcggctcttcacttcaaaaatccataactggagtttcattaatccaaatcaggtgatcctagactttttagaaagctaatagaattgtctataattcatttataatcatctcaaagtgattcaatgtgtatcgaagtcagttaatacaaacaaacattgttgtccagatttggacagatacaGAGATACTAACTCAAACAGTTGTAACTTAATTTatagatcaccaaaaagggtgatccaaaatttgttggaaagcttaagaaaaGTACTATAATTCTCCTATGATTACTAAGAGCTAATTCTCAGTTTAACTTGGACAAACAAGGTCATTTTCGAAATCagtacagaatctggacagattctgaaactggacttggaaaaatcataacttcTAAACTACTGaatctatggttatgaaatttttacacaagcaaGATAAAAAGATTATCTACAAGTTTTATATATAACATTTCTACAGAAAACACGGTTTACTTTACTTAACTAGCCACGTAATAAAATTGAACATGCAGTCCAAACAGCAAGAACTCTAACTTAGATCTTATTTAACTTCTACACTTATCATGCTTTTAACATTTAGAACACTCAACACTTTATCTTTAGTAGAACTAAAACCACATAATACAACAAGGCATTCATGTCACCATACATTAGAAATTCACTCAACCACCAATAAATCTTGTCGGCAAAGCGCTATAAGTACTAAACGTTGTTTTTACATTATTAACTTGATCACTCAATTCATATACAATAACCAAATCATTTATACTTGAGAAATACCCTTACCAAAGTACTCTACGTATAATccacttacaagcatcatgcatatctCTAATTAGTTTCATAATACAATACATACTCGCCTTAATTCTAACTTATGCCATATCACACAATGGCATACATATTTATCGACACACTCTTCACACCATAAACTACATTTTAACTTAATCTTTATTATCGAACGACGCATCTCCTTTATTTTTCTCATCACCTCGCACATACAAACACATCATCAACTAAATCACAATGAGTAAAATACACATCAAACAACCTAGCAGAATCAAACTCGGGTCGCATGTCGTCTATTCGCTCAGACATTTCATTGCATTGGTGAAGCGCGAGGCACAACGTCGACGGTAGCTGCGGTTAACGACACACAACGGTTCAACATTTTATCAAGCACTAGGGATGCGGAAAACAATAAGCTACTAGCGAGGGGCTCACCGGGGTTCGACGTCCTCGCAACCAGGGCTGCAGATCGGGTCGGCACGTGCTGCGATATTCCGTCGAACACGTCGAGGGCGCGACACGATGGGGTTTCATGGCTATTGCTGTTGTACCGCGGCCGGGCATGAGGATAATCTGCGCAGGGCCAATCAGCAAGATTCGAGCAGGGATAGATGGAGCAGAGTTAGCGCTTGACAAACCTAGGGCAGGAGCAACCGGCCATCCAACGCAGGGGGCAGAGGTGAGCACCAGGGAGGGCAGCACAGCCAACATCCATGGAAGAAGACTCAGCCACCAGGAATAGGAAGGGGCAGCAGCCAGAGGATGAGGGCGAGGGGAGATAGGAGACGGGTGGCCTGACGGCGTCCATGGCTGGGGCAGGGCGAGCTCAGTGACGGCGCCCTGGCAAGAGGAGATTGGGGAGCTCCTGCGCCATGGGAGATGGTGGTCGGCACTAGCGTTCAGGAGCAGTAGCGGCTGGTGGAGCAGCAGCGGCATTTCCGGCGTTGGGGACTAGGGCGCCAGGGGAGGGAGCACGACGTGCTGCAGGAAGGGGCGGCACCATCCACGGGAGAGGGTCCGTGCAGGGAGGGATCCAGGGGGAGCCGCCATGGGAGGGGCAGGGAGAGGAGCGCCCAAGTGGTGGTTgccgcagggatgaataccaggaAAGAGGATGGCGTGAGGGAGTTCGGCTAGAGCTTGAGGAAGAGATGAGGATGAAGGAGAAATGACGTCCGTAGCTTCTAGGAAATAATGGGCCGCGTGGATAAGGAGTAGAGGAGCTTGAGCGGTGGAGAAGATAAGAGAAAAATTTAGATTTTTCCTTCTCCAACATTTCACAAAAGAACATATAGGTAATTTAGTTCTAGGATTTGAATCCAAATAAGATGCAAACAGACCCATCAAAATAATATAAATTTTGATATTTTTGGACTGTGCTTACAATGGGAGGTATTTTCGGGACCAGACAAATTTCCATAGTTGTAGATAGTGAAACAGATTAATTACGAGTACTCAATTCGGTTCTAGTTATATCGGTCCGTTTTAATTTTGCATCAATATTGTTGTCGTCGAGTTTCTAATAAAATTTGCTTAGGACAACAAACACAAGAGTGGGTCGGGATTCCAAATTCATATTCTCTTAATCCATAAATTTTAAATGGATACCAGACTCAACATTTCGCAAAATAAATACGCGAGATTGATGCGGCATAAAAAATGTGATCCTTTCGGAAGCGACCTCACGTATCGTTCACATGGGCGAGAGGTTGTGCGTTGTCCAGACACCGGTTAGCACCTGCCACGCGCCATGATGTCAGGCCACAGAAAGACACGTGCAACGCAAGCGTGAAAGAATTTCAGATGAAGTTTAAGAAACCAGATACGATTTCCAGAATTAAAGTTTGGGCACGAGGTTGATGGCTTAACCCAAACGATACTAGATTCGATGTTCCGAAAATTACCAAAGTCTAAATTTTGCCAAATAAATTAGGACAATTTAGACAGATGGAGACAGAGACGATATCAAAATCGTGAAAAAcgaggatgattaaaatttagtgacctttacatttacatctattacgtgttaaagtccgcactcgtggtcgagcagacgataaacacctggggtgttacacccacTAACATCTAAGACAATTCTTATAGTCTAAACGACTCcaataatatctttatttgagatggtttcatatacaAAAGTGTCTAATATGCTAACCAAAATCCAAGACAATTCTTGCAATCTTAATGACTCAAAAGGTATATTGATTTGAGACGGTTTTCAATAACAATCCgtcttaaatcaatataagacatttcttactatgtaactgtctcaaaacacttgtttattaaagacggatctccaacaaaccgtcttaacttactcatcaccatatgataaaagacggttctataaaatacattgatatatgtcttaaaatgtgtgtcttaaataagcatatttctagtagtgttagggcagaggggtaggggcggcggcttagggagagagagggaaaatgagagggagagagagagggagagggaattggggaaaaaaaggggaggtgggggcggctgggcctgccaaggcccaagagggggggcgcacagggggcttgggccggccaaggggcggctgggccggccaaggagcccatggcgcgggagagagggaaaggggaagagggagagagaaagaaagagaaagaaaaagaaaagattatttccctgttttcgaaatccgatcttcctagatgaatgcatttgcactttcaaacaatcaaagaatgcatagctcggcatggtgcatcaaacaacataaagtattttttttagagtttttctttacacgggaattccaaaccgaatcccgctagctttggaaaaagtcaaggtctagcgagggcaaaaagaaaaagaaaaggtaacgcccgaatttggcgagtaaagaaaagaaaaaattcaactgcaaaattcggggcgttacaaacctatcccccttaaaagaatctcgccctcgagattcagggctggctagcaaagagctctgggtacttggccactagatcatcttcacgctcccaggttgcttcttcctcagagtggtgattccatctgactttgcacattctgatggtcttccttcgggtgactctgtctgcaatctcaaggatctgagctggcttctcaacataggtcaagtcctcctggacctcaagaccttccactggcaactgctcttctggcacacgcaagcacttcttcaactgagacacatgaaagacatcatgcacagcagacaaattctctgacaggctgagctgataagccacttctccacgctttgagaggatctggtacggaccaatgtagcggggtgctagcttgcctttcactccgaatcttctgactcctctgatcggtgacactttcagatagacaaagtctccgacttcaaaactcagctctcttcttcttgtgtctgcatagcttcgctgcctcgattgcgctatcttcagattctctcggaccatcttgatgttctcttcggcttcaagcagaatgtctggcccaaacacttgcttctctccaggctgatcccattgcaacggagttctacaactccttccataaagcgcctgaaacggtgacatcttcaaactggcctggtaactgttgttataggaaaactctgcataaggcaatcgcttgtcccatccggactgatcttgcaacgcacaggctctcaacatatcttcgagaatttgattggtcctttcagtctggccatctgtctgcgggtgataagctgaactgaaattcagatgtgtgcccaaggcttcatgcaactgctgccagaaatgagaggtgaactgcgttcctctgtctgacactatcttctttggcacaccatgaagacaaacgatccgagacatatacaactctgccaatactgcactgttgtagctggtcttgacaggtatgaagtgggctgacttggtcaaacggtccaccactacccaaatagaatcgtagccggctcgagtgcgaggcaatccgactatgaaatccataccaatttcatcccatttccactgagggatctgcaacggttgcaacaatccagctggtctctggtgctctgccttaattcttcgacaactatcgcacttagccacatgctctgcgatttccctcttcattccgtaccaccagaatttcttcttcagatcctgatacatcttctcactaccagggtgaatcgaataggctgtctcatgagcttccttgaggatcaactctcgaatagactggacattgggaacacataagcggtctttgaaccatatcacgccttcagcatcttctcgaaaatctttgcctctgccatctagaatcaatcgccgaatctcactgatcttttcatcattcttctgcgcttctgaaagtcgcctagagggggggggtgaataggcggaacctgaaaattaaaactttatcccccaactagatcccttgattagtggttagaacaagatatacaaatatcggagaatagaaactaagttcttgcttgaaaggagtattgctaaataatgcgggagagataaatcaatacaactaataagttatagaataacaaagcaagaacccttagatgagaagagcgctagaacaagttctttcttgcaacgtgttgcttcactaaatggaaatttaacttgaagcaataccaaatgaaattagcaaataatggtgcaagaaaacttagagcaagggaaagcaaacaaatcacaagcaataaacacaatggacacgggtgatttgttttaccgaggttcggccctcgaaggcctagtccccgttgaggagtccacttaaggacgggtctttttcaaccctttccctctctcccccgatcacacaaggatcggtgagctcttcttcttctcaaggatcactctcgatcccacaaggaccaccacaatctttggtgtctcttgctagcttttacaagcctccaaaactttggaggaagttcaatgggagtcaaaactccacgcgcaagtgaacacaaagatgtagcacacactatctctcaatgaatctcacaaggtgctagggctaaactcaattgagtagctctcaattgcttgctctctcttttgtggcacttgtgttggttgtagtggactaaatcttgtgtataggatggatcaatgaatatagatggttgggagggcttgagtatgtcaactagatgacttggaatgttgcttgggctcccacaccttgaagtggccggttggggtggtatttatagccaccatccaattttgtagccgttggagaagctgctggtcgatgggcgcaccggacagtccggtgcacaccggacatgtccggtgcccctgccacgtcaccctaTCCGTTGGggatggagctggtcgaccgttggaggcttttgtcctcatgtggcaccggacagtccggtgcacaccggacagtccggtgcctccctgatcctctgctctgacttctgccgcgtgtactgttctgcactgtataccgtcagagtcgaccgttggcgcgaagatgaccgttgctccgctagcacaccggacagtccggtgcacaccggacagtccggtgaattttagcggggcagtcttcgtgaaatcccgaggctgccgagttcctgaggccgcgttccgttggagcaccggacactgtccggtgtacaccggacagtccggtgaattatagcgcgccggcttccgagaattcccgagagtgcagagttggagtctgagtcccctggtgcaccggacaggtactgttcactgtccggtggcacaccggacagtccggtgcgccagaccaggggtgccctcggttgcccctttgctcctttattttgactcttgtcttgttctttttattggttttatgttgaatctttggcacctgtagaacatataatctagagcaaactaattagtccaat is a genomic window of Zea mays cultivar B73 chromosome 5, Zm-B73-REFERENCE-NAM-5.0, whole genome shotgun sequence containing:
- the LOC103625794 gene encoding uncharacterized protein, translating into MPLLLHQPLLLLNASADHHLPWRRSSPISSCQGAVTELALPQPWTPSGHPSPISPRPHPLAAAPSYSWWLSLLPWMLAVLPSLVLTSAPCVGWPVAPALDYPHARPRYNSNSHETPSCRALDVFDGISQHVPTRSAALVARTSNPATVDVVPRASPMQ